The following coding sequences lie in one Rhinolophus ferrumequinum isolate MPI-CBG mRhiFer1 chromosome 14, mRhiFer1_v1.p, whole genome shotgun sequence genomic window:
- the C14H8orf33 gene encoding UPF0488 protein C8orf33 homolog isoform X1: MAALGHPAWETAAAPGPGHPTCSDAASRAHPVVGEGGAASKKPKKKKKTRNGASVSNGDGKASEKHAPEEAPLSAEAQAEQLARELAWCVEQLELGLKTQRPSPKQREQAIGAIRALRSERTPLPRKRQLMRSLFGDYRTKMEAEWREVLRALRTAAHSAQVQPVGEATRKKSRRVCRPRLAGGAKATLDTPDEEFKFNFF; encoded by the exons ATGGCG gCCCTAGGACACCCTGCTTGGGAGACAGCGGCGGCACCAGGTCCAG GGCACCCCACGTGCAGTGACGCCGCCTCCAGGGCGCATCCCGTAGTCGGTGAAGGCGGCGCAGCTTCTAAGAAGccgaagaagaagaagaaaacccgGAACGGGGCCTCCGTGTCGAATGGAGACGGAAAGGCCTCAGAAAAGCATGCCCCGGAGGAAGCTCCTCTAAGCGCAGAGGCCCAG GCGGAGCAGCTGGCTCGAGAACTGGCCTGGTGCGTGGAGCAGTTGGAACTGGGCCTCAAGACGCAGAGACCCAGCCCAAAACAGA GGGAGCAAGCTATTGGGGCAATCCGAGCCCTGCGCAGCGAAAGAACACCCCTGCCCCGGAAGAGGCAGCTGATGCGCTCCTTGTTTGGGGACTACAGGACTAAGATGGAAGCCGAGTGGCGCGAGGTCCTGCGGGCTCTCAGGACTG cagcaCACTCAGCCCAGGTGCAGCCTGTAGGTGAGGCCACCAGAAAGAAGAGCCGGAGGGTTTGCAGGCCTCGCCTAGCAGGGGGAGCCAAAGCAACCCTGGACACTCCTGATGAAGAGTTTAAGTTCAATTTCTTTTAG
- the C14H8orf33 gene encoding UPF0488 protein C8orf33 homolog isoform X2, giving the protein MAALGHPAWETAAAPGPGHPTCSDAASRAHPVVGEGGAASKKPKKKKKTRNGASVSNGDGKASEKHAPEEAPLSAEAQAEQLARELAWCVEQLELGLKTQRPSPKQREQAIGAIRALRSERTPLPRKRQLMRSLFGDYRTKMEAEWREVLRALRTAHSAQVQPVGEATRKKSRRVCRPRLAGGAKATLDTPDEEFKFNFF; this is encoded by the exons ATGGCG gCCCTAGGACACCCTGCTTGGGAGACAGCGGCGGCACCAGGTCCAG GGCACCCCACGTGCAGTGACGCCGCCTCCAGGGCGCATCCCGTAGTCGGTGAAGGCGGCGCAGCTTCTAAGAAGccgaagaagaagaagaaaacccgGAACGGGGCCTCCGTGTCGAATGGAGACGGAAAGGCCTCAGAAAAGCATGCCCCGGAGGAAGCTCCTCTAAGCGCAGAGGCCCAG GCGGAGCAGCTGGCTCGAGAACTGGCCTGGTGCGTGGAGCAGTTGGAACTGGGCCTCAAGACGCAGAGACCCAGCCCAAAACAGA GGGAGCAAGCTATTGGGGCAATCCGAGCCCTGCGCAGCGAAAGAACACCCCTGCCCCGGAAGAGGCAGCTGATGCGCTCCTTGTTTGGGGACTACAGGACTAAGATGGAAGCCGAGTGGCGCGAGGTCCTGCGGGCTCTCAGGACTG caCACTCAGCCCAGGTGCAGCCTGTAGGTGAGGCCACCAGAAAGAAGAGCCGGAGGGTTTGCAGGCCTCGCCTAGCAGGGGGAGCCAAAGCAACCCTGGACACTCCTGATGAAGAGTTTAAGTTCAATTTCTTTTAG